The genomic segment CATCCTGCTCGGCGTTTTCATGGTGGTCGTGGTGAATCTCCTCGTGGACCTCGCCTACGCGTTCCTCAACCCGCGGATCCGGGTGGCCTAGCGGCGTGGCTCGCCCTCTCGGCGCCGACGGTCGCCCCTTCGATCCCGATGGCCTGAGTGTTCCCGCCGTCTCGCCCGAGCCGGCGGCCCTCGGCGCGCGCGCGGCGCTGGGCCGCTGGTGGCGCCGCTTCGCGCGCAACCGGGGGGCCGTGTTCGGGCTGGCCGTCTTCCTCGTGCTGGTCGCGATGGCGATCTTCGCGCCGCTCGTCTCGCCCTACGATCCGCTCGCCCAGGGCGTGGGCACGCCGATGGCGCCGCCGAGCCTGGCCCACTGGGCGGGTACGGACAGCTTCGGCCGCGACATCCTGAGCCGCATCATCTTCGGCTCCCGCGTGGCCTTGATCGTGGGCATCGCGTCGGTGCTCCTCGCCATGGTCGTCGGCGTGACGCTCGGGCTCGTCTCCGGCTACTACGGCGGACTCGTGGACGCGGTGATCATGCGGATCATGGACGGGCTCTTCGCCTTCCCCATCATCATCCTCGCCATCGCCATGATGGCGGTGATGGGCTTCGGCGTGCGCAACGTGATCATCGCGGTGGCGGTGGGCTTCATCGCGCCCTTCGCGCGCGTGACCCGCGGCGACGTGCTCGCGGTGAAGGAGGAGCCCTACATCGAGGCCGCGCGCCTCGCCGGCGTGGGGAGCCTCACCATCATCTTCCGCCACGTCCTCCCCAACGTGCTGGCCCCCATCATCGTCCAGGGCGCGCTGCGCGTGTCGGGCGCCATCATCACGGAGTCGGGGCTGTCCTTCCTGGGGCTGGGGCCGCCGCCGCCTACACCCGCCTGGGGCCGGATGATCGCCGAGGGCCAGACCTTCATCGTGATGGCACCGCACATCGCGACCATTCCCGGCATCGCGCTCATGGTCGCCATCGTGGCGCTCAACCTCCTCGGCGATGGGCTGCGGGATACTCTCGACCCGCGGATGCGGCGCTAGCGTGGCGCCCCCGGACGTAGCACCGGTCCTGGACGTGCGGGGGCTGACCGTGGAGTTCAGCACCGAGGGCGGTGTGCTCCGTGCGGTGGACGACGTGAGCTTCGAGATCGGCCGCGGCGAGATCGTGGGATTGGTGGGCGAGTCGGGCGCGGG from the Candidatus Methylomirabilota bacterium genome contains:
- a CDS encoding ABC transporter permease; the encoded protein is MARPLGADGRPFDPDGLSVPAVSPEPAALGARAALGRWWRRFARNRGAVFGLAVFLVLVAMAIFAPLVSPYDPLAQGVGTPMAPPSLAHWAGTDSFGRDILSRIIFGSRVALIVGIASVLLAMVVGVTLGLVSGYYGGLVDAVIMRIMDGLFAFPIIILAIAMMAVMGFGVRNVIIAVAVGFIAPFARVTRGDVLAVKEEPYIEAARLAGVGSLTIIFRHVLPNVLAPIIVQGALRVSGAIITESGLSFLGLGPPPPTPAWGRMIAEGQTFIVMAPHIATIPGIALMVAIVALNLLGDGLRDTLDPRMRR